Proteins encoded by one window of Engraulis encrasicolus isolate BLACKSEA-1 chromosome 21, IST_EnEncr_1.0, whole genome shotgun sequence:
- the LOC134437461 gene encoding uncharacterized protein LOC134437461, translating into MLYFLLDTHTEVTFLEGSSSSDWPPSTSCASQESSGTDSTVILESTKTRKRQLIEGPLDGNVARDNVRAVLCSKPGGKEILEEYKKTNTITDVTRRKMVNILVADMVENHGVPPVNVRNLYALGITTLFPKLSDPDSKNGYEHFYDHQSGSGYLAWRLKTVQRTSAQDHKKSKTTFQEGPKTPRSIHSDEKQLTGDECREAISTMKHSSDTILVKNKMKATFQHRQRIIQNPESASTVLDLFPRFLDTPGLIDQDFSMIFGEEVSGKFLSKWPTVFKPRVIADCCKNLTPSPLVDELLLSAQQESDDCVWHSEEWDSEMAAILLLLHLLPPTVKGKKSGKMSASEATRRLIKFMKVGSSMETFLKETGPRQPFLLGVGERSNCIQDFYIILDQKAIPCRMQTPVAAFDELFKAHYAFAVSYDDALSIFFIFIQTTVYGIDVGKVKESPRVKEIRARLLHSEV; encoded by the exons ATGCTATATTTTCTCTTAGATACCCATACTGAGGTGACATTCTTAGAGGGCTCATCTTCATCAGACTGGCCCCCATCAACATCATGTGCATCCCAAGAATCATCAGGTACTGACTCAACAGTGATACTGGAATCTACAAAGACTCGGAAAAGACAGCTGATTGAAGGGCCCCTGGATGGCAACGTTGCAAGAGAT AATGTTAGAGCTGTTCTGTGTTCAAAGCCCGGTGGAAAAGAAATACTAGAAGAGTACAAGAAAACAAACACCATCACTGATGTTACAAGAAGAAAGATGGTCAACATTCTTGTGGCAGATATGGTAGAGAACCATGG GGTACCTCCGGTAAATGTGCGGAACCTTTATGCACTTGGGattacaacactgttcccaaAATTGAGTGACCCAGATTCCAAGAATGGCTAT GAACATTTTTATGATCATCAGAGCGGTTCCGGCTACCTAGCGTGGAGGCTGAAAACTGTTCAGCGGACCTCTGCTCAAGACCACAAGAAATCCAAGACAACTTTCCAAGAGGGCCCCAAGACTCCACGCAGTATCCATTCAGATGAGAAGCAGTTGACCGGGGATGAATGCAGGGAAGCCATATCAACGATGAAACACTCAAGTGATACAATCCTTGTCAAAAATAAGATGAAGGCTACATTCCAGCACAGACAAAGAATCATTCAAAACCCAGAAAGTGCCTCTACTGTCCTGGATCTCTTTCCCAGATTCTTGGATACACCTGGCTTG ATTGACCAAGACTTCTCAATGATCTTTGGTGAGGAGGTGTCTGGTAAATTCCTCTCCAAGTGGCCAACCGTTTTCAAACCTAGAGTCATCGCAGATTGCTGCAAGAACCTAACTCCGAGTCCGCTTGTTGATGAGCTGCTTCTGTCTGCACAACAAGAGTCTGATGATTGTG TCTGGCATTCTGAGGAGTGGGATTCCGAGATGGCTGCCATCCTTCTTCTGCTTCACCTCCTGCCTCCAACAGTTAAAGGCAAGAAGAGTGGCAAGATGAGTGCTTCGGAGGCTACTCGACGCCTGATCAAGTTCATGAAG GTGGGATCAAGCATGGAGACCTTCCTTAAAGAAACTGGCCCCAGACAGCCCTTTCTGCTCGGTGTCGGAGAAAGAAGCAACTGCATCCAGGACTTCTACATCATCCTGGACCAGAAGGCCATTCCCTGCAGGATGCAGACCCCAGTTGCTGCCTTTGATGAGCTCTTCAAGGCGCATTATGCTTTTGCTGTGTCGTATGATGATGCCCTGtccatcttcttcatcttcatccaaaCCACTGTGTATGGCATTGACGTCGGCAAAGTGAAAGAAAGTCCCAGGGTAAAAGAAATTCGAGCAAGGCTTCTTCACTCTGAGGTTTGA